A single window of Leptospira kanakyensis DNA harbors:
- a CDS encoding M61 family metallopeptidase translates to MAKEPQEKTITEVDQSNSLQLDFEVSIFDLFKHYFQVKLRVHSDLSEMVFCLPSWTPGSYMIRDYGTHLHKFEVKNSQTGESVSWEMVDLHRWKLKNLPPEFEITYIIYAFEDFTVRTNYLETEFGFINPPALFLYPEGKLNQPSTVLFQVSDYFPYVYSSLTRDVENQKNFYAKHFDELFDSPFHLSKQHSVFFIAGTTKHELLVEGDVTFDFKTKLAEDLKRITETQIEWMMESPNPYYLFVLNLSLPAYGGLEHRASSINYFNPELLSDEEEYKRLLELLSHEYFHLWNIKRIRPIALGPFDYQKPNLTRELWIAEGFTSFYDVYFLYHSGFLTKEEYLSKLQSDILSLEDNEADSWMSLEESSFTAWTKYYKRNANSHNITVSYYTKGGVLALCMNLFLLKESKEKKTIRHVFHKLNEVFVKTKGRGFTKQEFFDTVKEVTGVDLKTEFNDYLENPKPIPVDYYLDIIGIQRIQTDLVGDTGFKTKEKAGNLYIQKLLHKADTESFDLMLDDEILAINGKRASSNTLQKLEKNLRPGEKFHLILSRAGKIKESMITASGFYKTRKFVIAEDTTDERKELREFFLRNVV, encoded by the coding sequence ATGGCAAAAGAACCACAGGAAAAAACCATAACCGAAGTAGACCAGTCTAACTCCCTTCAGCTGGATTTTGAAGTCTCCATTTTTGACCTCTTCAAACATTACTTCCAGGTAAAACTTCGAGTCCATTCCGACCTATCAGAAATGGTATTCTGTTTGCCTAGTTGGACCCCTGGTTCCTATATGATCCGAGACTACGGAACCCACCTCCATAAATTCGAAGTGAAAAATTCCCAAACAGGAGAATCTGTTTCTTGGGAAATGGTCGACTTACACCGTTGGAAATTAAAAAATCTACCCCCTGAATTTGAAATTACTTATATCATTTATGCCTTTGAAGACTTCACGGTAAGAACCAATTATTTAGAAACAGAGTTTGGATTCATCAATCCTCCAGCTTTGTTTTTATACCCAGAGGGAAAACTCAACCAACCTTCTACAGTGTTGTTCCAAGTTTCGGATTATTTTCCTTATGTGTATTCCAGTTTGACTCGCGATGTAGAGAATCAAAAAAACTTTTATGCCAAACATTTTGATGAATTGTTTGATTCCCCTTTCCATCTAAGCAAACAACATTCTGTATTTTTCATCGCAGGAACCACCAAACATGAATTACTTGTTGAAGGTGATGTAACCTTCGATTTCAAAACCAAACTCGCGGAAGACTTAAAACGAATCACAGAAACACAAATTGAATGGATGATGGAAAGTCCAAATCCTTATTATTTATTTGTTCTCAATTTGAGTTTACCGGCTTATGGAGGACTCGAACACAGAGCCTCAAGTATCAATTACTTTAATCCAGAACTTCTCTCCGATGAAGAAGAATACAAAAGACTCCTTGAGCTACTATCACATGAATACTTTCATCTTTGGAATATCAAACGGATTCGCCCCATTGCTCTCGGACCATTTGACTACCAAAAACCAAACCTAACTCGTGAATTGTGGATTGCCGAAGGTTTCACAAGTTTTTATGATGTATATTTTCTTTACCACTCTGGGTTTCTTACGAAAGAAGAATATTTATCCAAACTCCAATCGGACATTTTATCTTTGGAAGACAATGAAGCCGATTCTTGGATGAGTCTGGAAGAATCATCCTTTACTGCTTGGACAAAATATTACAAAAGAAACGCGAATAGCCACAACATCACAGTTTCTTATTACACAAAGGGAGGAGTTCTTGCCCTCTGTATGAACTTATTTTTGTTAAAGGAATCCAAAGAGAAAAAAACTATCCGCCATGTTTTCCATAAACTAAACGAAGTATTTGTAAAAACCAAAGGACGAGGATTCACCAAACAAGAATTCTTTGATACGGTAAAAGAAGTAACTGGTGTCGATTTAAAAACAGAATTTAATGATTATTTAGAGAATCCGAAACCAATTCCAGTAGACTATTATTTAGATATCATTGGAATCCAAAGGATCCAAACTGATTTAGTAGGAGACACCGGGTTCAAAACAAAAGAAAAAGCAGGAAACCTTTACATACAAAAGTTACTTCACAAAGCAGATACAGAATCTTTTGACTTAATGTTAGACGATGAAATTTTAGCGATCAATGGCAAACGTGCGTCTTCCAACACCTTACAAAAATTGGAAAAAAATCTCAGGCCAGGAGAAAAATTCCATCTCATCCTTTCTCGGGCCGGGAAAATCAAAGAGTCTATGATCACAGCATCTGGATTCTATAAAACAAGAAAATTTGTGATCGCAGAGGATACAACTGATGAGAGAAAAGAACTCAGAGAATTTTTTCTAAGGAATGTAGTGTAA
- a CDS encoding methyl-accepting chemotaxis protein, giving the protein MSIKKKIILISLAVISVIIAGIMVVLSLVVRSTLLHNLGEDTEYISSKIVSDISHTLTAPMNKTFAIRKSYEDGSINTRPVAIRYLKHLIQEKDIAFAVYCAFEPNAFDGKDSAYKGAAIHDTSGRFIPYVFRDGDKIVIEPLKDLDDPINGEYYQKPKATLIKSITSPYIYKAGGKDIFIVSIMEPILRNGKFIGISGIDISLNTIKEYLDSLKFADGEGKITLISDNHLVLYDGFSDLSEGLDFRSAADPSFYERLKNKDKSIYKYDGYYHVAIPITIIAGNNPWFARISIPESQIQSTLNSILITTITLGILGVILSTLSIYFSFQRLVDRRIKAINLSTEKVAAGDLRESIAIDQLDELGSIMVSLGKMIEHLRKLIRIAQKSSSKISDTTDKIQGTIIELNDLAQNQAASSEEASATVEELNASSETIHSNVLSAVENTETIHQSLGDIQKLMKRILEKVNSFGEISVRANRNAEEGRIMAKETSLAIREIQDKSKTITAFSNVISDIAKRTGLLALNAAIEAARAGETGKGFAVVAEEITKLASQSAESVSQINLLSSEALASIERGNVQVERLVEVLKKITDEVSEIYISSNEIRPMFEDQSVRTESIYTEVAEITEQVKAIQLSTEEQQRATAELANMTVNISNSSQVLSDQTSSMSENAERLGQVTNTLDELLKSFRIEKE; this is encoded by the coding sequence ATGAGCATCAAAAAGAAAATCATCCTAATTTCTCTGGCCGTTATCTCCGTCATCATCGCCGGGATTATGGTGGTTTTGTCTCTTGTTGTGAGGTCAACTTTACTTCATAATCTGGGAGAGGATACCGAATACATCTCTTCAAAAATCGTTAGTGACATTTCTCATACTTTGACAGCACCAATGAATAAAACTTTCGCCATTCGTAAGTCCTACGAAGACGGATCCATAAACACACGACCAGTTGCCATTCGTTATCTAAAACATTTAATCCAAGAGAAAGACATCGCCTTCGCCGTTTATTGTGCTTTTGAACCCAATGCATTTGATGGAAAAGATTCCGCCTATAAAGGGGCGGCCATCCATGACACATCGGGCCGTTTTATCCCCTATGTTTTTCGCGATGGGGATAAAATTGTGATCGAACCATTAAAAGATTTAGATGATCCCATTAACGGAGAATATTATCAAAAACCTAAGGCTACTTTAATTAAAAGTATCACATCTCCTTATATCTACAAAGCAGGAGGGAAAGATATTTTTATCGTGTCAATTATGGAACCTATTTTACGTAACGGTAAATTTATTGGGATTTCTGGAATTGATATTAGCCTTAACACTATCAAAGAATATTTAGATTCACTCAAGTTTGCTGATGGTGAAGGAAAAATTACTCTCATCTCTGACAACCACTTGGTTTTGTATGATGGATTTTCGGACCTATCGGAAGGGTTAGACTTTCGCTCCGCTGCCGACCCATCTTTTTATGAAAGATTAAAAAACAAAGATAAATCAATTTATAAGTACGATGGTTATTATCATGTCGCTATACCCATCACCATCATCGCAGGGAACAATCCATGGTTTGCTAGAATTTCGATCCCAGAGTCACAAATACAATCCACATTGAACTCCATCCTGATCACAACCATAACTCTTGGGATTTTGGGTGTGATACTTTCTACTTTATCCATTTATTTCAGTTTTCAGAGGTTGGTAGATCGAAGGATTAAAGCCATAAACCTATCCACAGAAAAAGTAGCAGCTGGTGATTTAAGAGAGTCCATCGCAATCGATCAGTTAGATGAGTTGGGCAGTATTATGGTAAGTTTAGGCAAAATGATCGAACATCTACGAAAACTTATACGTATTGCACAAAAATCCTCGAGTAAAATCAGTGATACCACAGACAAAATCCAAGGAACCATCATAGAACTGAATGATTTAGCACAAAACCAAGCTGCGTCTTCGGAGGAAGCCAGTGCCACTGTGGAAGAACTCAATGCTTCTTCAGAAACCATTCATAGCAATGTATTAAGTGCGGTGGAAAACACAGAGACCATCCATCAGTCATTAGGTGACATTCAGAAATTAATGAAACGGATTTTAGAAAAAGTAAATTCCTTCGGTGAAATTTCGGTCAGGGCCAACCGCAACGCGGAAGAAGGAAGAATTATGGCAAAGGAAACTTCCTTGGCCATCCGAGAGATCCAAGACAAATCCAAAACAATCACAGCTTTTTCTAACGTAATTTCTGATATTGCAAAACGAACCGGATTACTTGCGTTAAATGCTGCCATAGAGGCCGCACGTGCTGGGGAAACAGGAAAAGGTTTTGCAGTAGTGGCAGAAGAAATCACAAAACTGGCAAGCCAATCTGCGGAATCAGTTTCACAGATCAATCTTCTCTCCTCAGAAGCTCTCGCCTCCATAGAACGGGGGAACGTCCAAGTAGAGAGACTAGTCGAAGTTTTGAAAAAAATCACCGACGAAGTATCCGAAATTTATATTTCCTCCAATGAAATACGACCAATGTTTGAAGACCAAAGTGTAAGAACAGAAAGTATATATACCGAAGTCGCGGAAATCACAGAACAGGTAAAGGCCATCCAACTTTCCACCGAGGAACAACAACGAGCCACAGCGGAACTGGCAAATATGACGGTTAATATTTCCAATAGCTCACAGGTGTTATCTGACCAAACATCCTCGATGTCTGAGAATGCAGAACGCCTTGGCCAAGTGACAAACACACTTGATGAATTACTCAAAAGTTTTAGGATTGAGAAGGAATGA
- a CDS encoding methyl-accepting chemotaxis protein, translated as MNIKQKLALGTSVITLFSLGVILTLISYVIYKNAKENALENISVLADKISLDVGDYLSAPLNEAYLLKQILQEPNLLDRERVFRVLNVMTASNESILGTYVVFEPNAFDGKDSNYRNANYHDKTGRFIPYSVKSNGKIIIEPVVGSDLPESDFYQLPKKNKKVELIPPFDYKVDGKEVTMISLVYPVLRNQTFVGIAGADLSLETIRSYLQKLKILEGTVKISLIASNGYVLFNGLHPDTKEVNWQDKEDPYVNLAMSTGQRQNYSDSDYFHVSLPIHLVENTAPWTLRVSYPQEKITNEIQFIFWIALGLGITGILFSTLANIIIFRKLVDSRLQTLIAFTKDAASGNLSKEINDNQKDEIGNLVEAVVAMIANIRHILSVAQTSGTELTETSKFMENTIIELSDLAQSQAASSEEASATVEELNASSETINSNVVQAVDNSKSIHNSLLSIQSLVQNITTEVESFGQIAVLANKKAEEGRNMAGLTSKAIEEIQEKSLAITEFSEVISNISEKTSLLALNAAIEAARAGESGRGFAVVAEEISKLAAQAAESVSQINTLSEEALDSIQNGGTQVTKLIDLLREIIKEVSVIFEKAREIVPLIQDQKTKTDQIYEEIEEITALVESIQQSTEEQKRATFELSNMTINISNGSQILSEQSETMSANSLRMTGISSKISDVLLKFNL; from the coding sequence ATGAACATCAAACAGAAGTTAGCTTTAGGTACATCAGTCATTACACTTTTTTCATTAGGAGTAATACTCACTCTCATCTCTTATGTCATATACAAAAATGCCAAAGAAAACGCACTGGAAAACATTTCAGTTTTAGCAGATAAAATCTCTCTCGATGTTGGTGATTATCTTTCCGCTCCCTTAAATGAAGCCTACCTTCTGAAACAAATTTTACAAGAGCCAAATCTACTAGATAGGGAGAGAGTGTTTCGAGTTCTAAATGTAATGACTGCTTCCAACGAATCTATCTTAGGAACTTATGTTGTTTTTGAACCGAATGCTTTCGACGGCAAAGACTCTAACTACCGTAATGCGAATTATCATGACAAAACAGGGAGGTTCATTCCCTATTCGGTAAAATCCAATGGGAAAATCATCATTGAACCCGTAGTGGGCTCAGATCTTCCTGAATCTGACTTTTACCAATTACCCAAAAAAAACAAAAAGGTAGAACTCATTCCTCCTTTTGATTACAAGGTGGATGGTAAAGAAGTCACGATGATTTCTCTTGTGTATCCAGTGCTTCGGAACCAAACCTTTGTGGGAATTGCGGGTGCTGACCTTTCCTTAGAAACCATTCGATCCTATCTTCAAAAATTAAAGATCCTAGAGGGAACAGTAAAGATCTCACTCATTGCCAGTAACGGATACGTACTTTTTAATGGACTCCACCCCGACACAAAAGAAGTAAACTGGCAGGACAAAGAAGATCCTTATGTGAATTTGGCGATGAGTACAGGACAAAGGCAAAATTATTCCGACTCCGACTACTTTCATGTAAGTTTGCCCATCCATCTTGTGGAAAATACAGCTCCATGGACACTTCGCGTTTCTTATCCACAAGAAAAGATTACAAACGAAATCCAATTTATCTTTTGGATTGCTTTAGGCCTAGGAATCACAGGGATTCTTTTTTCTACTTTAGCCAATATCATTATCTTTCGGAAACTAGTGGATAGTAGACTTCAAACATTGATTGCATTTACGAAAGATGCAGCAAGTGGGAATCTCTCTAAAGAAATCAATGACAACCAGAAAGATGAAATTGGAAACTTAGTAGAAGCGGTGGTCGCAATGATTGCAAACATTCGCCATATCTTAAGTGTTGCACAAACATCCGGGACTGAGCTGACAGAAACTTCGAAATTTATGGAGAATACCATCATCGAACTTTCTGACTTAGCACAAAGCCAAGCTGCTTCTTCCGAAGAAGCCAGTGCCACTGTGGAAGAACTGAATGCATCGTCCGAAACCATCAACTCCAATGTGGTACAAGCAGTAGACAATTCGAAGTCCATTCACAACTCATTATTATCCATCCAATCACTAGTTCAAAACATAACAACGGAAGTGGAATCCTTTGGACAAATTGCTGTCCTTGCCAATAAAAAAGCAGAAGAAGGACGAAATATGGCGGGGCTCACTTCCAAAGCCATTGAAGAAATCCAAGAGAAGTCACTGGCGATCACTGAATTTTCAGAAGTAATTTCGAATATATCAGAAAAAACAAGCTTACTTGCGTTAAATGCTGCGATTGAAGCAGCACGTGCGGGAGAATCAGGGCGTGGGTTTGCTGTGGTGGCAGAAGAAATTTCTAAACTTGCTGCCCAAGCTGCCGAATCGGTTTCACAAATCAATACCCTATCGGAAGAAGCTTTAGATTCCATCCAAAACGGGGGAACACAGGTTACAAAACTCATTGATCTCTTACGAGAAATCATCAAAGAAGTTTCCGTTATTTTTGAAAAAGCTAGAGAGATTGTCCCACTCATCCAAGATCAAAAAACAAAAACCGATCAAATTTATGAGGAAATTGAAGAAATTACGGCTCTTGTAGAATCCATCCAACAATCAACGGAAGAACAAAAAAGAGCCACATTTGAACTATCAAATATGACAATTAATATTTCCAACGGTTCACAAATCCTATCGGAACAATCAGAAACCATGTCAGCCAATTCCCTTCGCATGACAGGAATTAGTTCTAAAATTTCCGATGTTTTGTTAAAATTCAACTTATAG
- a CDS encoding VOC family protein yields the protein MIHHIAIGTPDPSHLAAFYLKIPGAKQIQEFHYPSGLLRSVWIEFGQVILMLEEGEKKSSRALVFSLTENEKSDWIQFLTQIEIQNKTEYTVYFLDTDGNLLGLSNYPEKLRII from the coding sequence ATGATCCACCACATTGCCATCGGTACACCGGACCCTTCCCATTTAGCCGCATTTTACCTTAAAATTCCCGGCGCAAAACAAATCCAAGAATTTCATTATCCTTCTGGGCTTTTGCGTTCCGTTTGGATCGAGTTTGGCCAGGTCATCCTTATGTTAGAAGAAGGTGAAAAGAAGTCCTCTCGCGCCCTTGTTTTTTCCCTAACGGAAAATGAAAAATCAGATTGGATCCAGTTTCTGACTCAAATAGAAATCCAAAACAAAACAGAGTATACGGTTTACTTCTTAGATACGGATGGGAATTTACTCGGCCTAAGCAATTATCCAGAAAAACTTAGAATCATTTAG
- a CDS encoding TIGR04454 family lipoprotein — translation MKKSLILALALGLFLANCKSKVYTQEECESALASTFTQIEEEAKKNPAAAPVLAGLQQGKQKMIDQCMEGKFDPNCLKNAPGFAGIMGCVKK, via the coding sequence ATGAAAAAATCCCTCATTCTGGCGCTCGCTCTCGGGCTTTTCTTGGCTAATTGTAAATCCAAAGTGTATACCCAAGAAGAGTGTGAGTCGGCTCTCGCTAGCACATTCACTCAAATTGAAGAAGAAGCTAAAAAGAATCCAGCAGCAGCACCAGTTCTCGCAGGATTGCAACAAGGTAAACAAAAAATGATCGATCAGTGTATGGAAGGAAAATTTGATCCAAACTGTTTGAAAAATGCTCCAGGTTTTGCTGGCATTATGGGTTGTGTAAAAAAATAA
- a CDS encoding DMT family transporter has protein sequence MGLVKENTSKEWKGVVLVLIGALLFSAKAVIVKLTYRYEISAIGSLFFRMVFAFPFLAWMAWKAEREEGKTTLTKKDIFNIIFMGVVGYYLASLFDFLGLKYISAGLERIILFVYPTIVVLLSFLFLKKKIHTREVFSLILTYTGVFLAYGQDVQLGSAKDVSLGAFFILLSALTYAIYLMGSGSIIPKLGARKFTAWALIISSFAVFIHFAIFGTYQELIQPLSFYALAFVMGTVNTVVPAVFVSEGIKRVGSKTAAIVGSVGPMSTLFLAYLLLDEPITILHSIGTLFVLTGVFWISTAKKAKEVSV, from the coding sequence ATGGGTTTAGTGAAAGAAAATACGAGTAAAGAATGGAAAGGGGTGGTGCTGGTTCTCATTGGAGCACTTTTATTTAGCGCAAAAGCCGTGATTGTAAAATTGACTTACAGATACGAAATTTCTGCCATCGGGTCTCTTTTCTTTCGAATGGTTTTTGCATTTCCTTTTTTGGCCTGGATGGCTTGGAAAGCGGAAAGGGAAGAAGGTAAAACAACACTTACAAAAAAAGATATCTTTAATATTATCTTTATGGGAGTGGTTGGTTATTATTTAGCCAGTCTTTTTGACTTTTTAGGACTCAAATACATTAGTGCTGGCCTCGAACGAATCATTCTTTTTGTTTATCCCACTATAGTTGTGCTTCTTTCCTTTTTATTTTTAAAGAAAAAAATCCATACAAGGGAAGTATTCTCTCTCATTCTAACTTATACCGGAGTTTTTTTGGCTTATGGACAGGATGTCCAGTTAGGTTCTGCTAAGGATGTAAGTTTAGGTGCTTTTTTTATTTTATTATCGGCACTTACTTATGCTATTTATTTGATGGGAAGTGGATCCATCATTCCAAAGTTAGGTGCAAGAAAATTTACCGCTTGGGCGCTGATCATTTCTTCTTTTGCTGTATTCATTCATTTTGCGATTTTTGGTACTTATCAAGAACTCATCCAACCATTGTCATTTTACGCTTTGGCCTTTGTTATGGGGACAGTCAACACTGTCGTTCCTGCTGTATTTGTTTCCGAGGGAATCAAACGAGTTGGTAGCAAAACAGCTGCTATTGTAGGGTCAGTTGGGCCAATGTCGACTCTTTTCCTTGCTTACTTATTACTGGATGAACCCATTACTATACTACATAGCATTGGTACTTTATTCGTACTGACTGGTGTTTTTTGGATTAGCACGGCAAAAAAAGCAAAAGAAGTGTCTGTTTGA
- a CDS encoding Lsa36 family surface (lipo)protein produces MNLRNLLLLLVFATSLSQSELYAQFTCEGSACSFLPAPLTEAGNGSLKKFETGYLNEVLKTNLEAGFLANVGASNIGTGTVRRIQFGVSASAAGYKKDDIQIQDDYIKYPKLPNVGGAVIPSFHLDINPGWLIGASDDSFLRRFGIFLHGMNVAVSQDQIQAASNNKNYEGRIAVRSYGGMLRYQLVEKEGFLMNLITWNGINVGVGHHVMEQNMSLSYLEGKAAQIEFQGVKGKWGGDTNFVFNTKVQTTNVDLRTGLGVFWIANVIVGGGYSWNSGSNSASLSRRGPFLVTLNDTLPLELPREYQSALDKELLAQNPNATLGFRASGESHSRRGIGYGIVGLELDLFLVKVIAEGLYGGKDLYSANLGVKLSF; encoded by the coding sequence ATGAATTTGCGAAATCTGCTACTTCTACTCGTATTTGCCACAAGTCTGTCCCAATCGGAACTGTATGCACAATTTACTTGTGAAGGATCGGCTTGTAGTTTTTTACCAGCTCCACTGACAGAAGCAGGGAATGGTTCCCTTAAAAAGTTTGAAACAGGGTACTTAAACGAAGTACTCAAAACCAATTTAGAAGCTGGTTTTCTTGCCAATGTGGGCGCAAGTAATATCGGAACAGGAACTGTACGTCGGATCCAATTTGGTGTCAGTGCTTCTGCTGCCGGATACAAAAAAGACGACATCCAAATCCAAGACGATTATATCAAATATCCAAAACTTCCTAACGTAGGTGGTGCTGTGATTCCTTCCTTCCATCTGGATATCAACCCTGGATGGTTGATTGGGGCATCGGATGATAGTTTTCTCCGTAGGTTCGGAATTTTCCTCCATGGAATGAATGTGGCGGTTTCTCAAGACCAAATCCAAGCTGCTTCTAATAATAAAAACTATGAAGGTCGTATCGCCGTACGCTCGTATGGTGGTATGTTGCGTTACCAATTGGTAGAGAAAGAAGGTTTTTTGATGAACCTCATCACTTGGAATGGAATCAATGTGGGGGTGGGACATCATGTAATGGAACAAAACATGAGTCTTAGTTACCTAGAAGGGAAAGCTGCCCAAATTGAATTCCAAGGTGTGAAAGGAAAGTGGGGTGGGGATACCAATTTTGTTTTTAATACCAAGGTTCAAACTACAAATGTTGATTTGCGTACTGGACTCGGGGTATTCTGGATTGCGAATGTGATCGTGGGTGGGGGATATAGCTGGAATTCAGGAAGTAATTCCGCTTCTCTATCGAGACGTGGCCCATTTCTTGTCACTTTGAATGACACACTTCCTTTGGAACTTCCGAGAGAATACCAATCCGCTCTAGACAAGGAACTCCTTGCACAAAATCCGAATGCCACTCTTGGGTTTCGGGCCTCAGGTGAGTCCCATTCGAGAAGGGGGATTGGATACGGGATCGTCGGTTTGGAACTGGATCTCTTCTTAGTGAAGGTCATTGCCGAAGGTTTGTATGGAGGAAAGGACCTCTATTCTGCCAACTTGGGAGTCAAACTCTCCTTTTAG